A stretch of Opitutaceae bacterium DNA encodes these proteins:
- a CDS encoding CocE/NonD family hydrolase, with product MPSDGVITEIDVAMPMRDGMVLRSDLMRPDGPGPFPALLNRTPYKKSVDDLEAFARAGYAVLSQDLRGRYASDGEFVVFSEECTLDAEDGYDSVEWIARQPWCTGRVGTFGASYNAWAQYQLARLQPPHLVAMSAASIPTELTDVDWPGAFKPARRLKWWFTNMAPDLRRRAGLPPPHTKEEAVAEWEAKIGEDFIHRLPYVELCDLLPPPLRTQARKWMENPGIRPWRLEDAHRKITVPNLDFTGWFDHCCSIGNFLGLRENAATEIARNQTRMVIGPWNHGGFGRRVLGDFDFGSEAAVDVQQIQIRWFDYWLKREANRLQEEPAVRYFVMGSGRWRSATTWPPPESRLRTLFLDSLEMAPGPGTSGRLSEDGPDTESCVTFTSDPNAPVPTLWDSSWFSRVADRRELNHRTDILRFRSEPLNCELEIAGNPGATILLSSDAPDTDLFARLADEYPDGTAMEICYGMVRARHRDGTDKEALLKTGERVGITIPMGITACRFAVGHRIRLEITSSDFPNHDRNHQTGRNDLFDPELRVARNTVWQSVNCPSRLELPVMTGD from the coding sequence ATGCCCTCCGACGGAGTGATCACTGAAATCGACGTAGCCATGCCGATGAGGGACGGAATGGTCCTGCGGTCTGACCTTATGCGCCCGGATGGTCCGGGGCCGTTCCCTGCGCTCCTCAACCGGACACCCTACAAGAAATCCGTCGATGATCTAGAGGCATTCGCTCGAGCGGGCTACGCGGTCCTCAGCCAGGACCTCCGCGGTCGCTATGCTTCCGACGGGGAATTCGTTGTCTTTTCCGAGGAATGCACCCTGGATGCCGAGGACGGCTACGACTCGGTCGAATGGATCGCCCGACAACCCTGGTGCACCGGACGGGTCGGCACATTCGGAGCCTCCTACAATGCCTGGGCCCAATACCAGCTGGCCAGATTGCAGCCACCCCATCTGGTTGCCATGTCGGCGGCCTCTATTCCCACCGAGCTGACCGATGTGGACTGGCCCGGAGCCTTCAAACCCGCCCGGCGCCTGAAGTGGTGGTTCACCAACATGGCTCCGGATCTCAGGCGGCGCGCCGGTCTGCCACCCCCGCATACCAAGGAGGAAGCCGTGGCGGAGTGGGAGGCGAAGATCGGTGAGGATTTCATCCATCGACTTCCTTACGTTGAGCTTTGTGATCTCCTGCCTCCACCCCTCAGGACTCAGGCGCGAAAATGGATGGAGAACCCGGGCATCCGGCCCTGGAGGCTGGAGGACGCACACCGAAAAATCACCGTCCCCAACCTCGACTTCACCGGCTGGTTTGACCACTGCTGCAGCATCGGAAACTTCCTGGGGTTGCGCGAAAACGCAGCGACGGAGATCGCACGCAACCAGACTCGCATGGTGATCGGTCCATGGAATCACGGCGGATTCGGGCGTCGGGTCCTCGGCGATTTCGATTTCGGATCGGAAGCCGCTGTTGACGTTCAGCAGATCCAGATCCGATGGTTCGACTACTGGCTGAAGAGAGAAGCGAATCGCTTGCAGGAAGAACCAGCGGTTCGCTACTTCGTCATGGGGTCCGGGCGCTGGAGATCAGCAACCACCTGGCCACCGCCCGAATCCCGATTGAGAACCTTGTTCCTCGACAGCCTGGAAATGGCACCGGGTCCCGGCACCAGCGGGAGGTTGTCCGAGGACGGCCCGGATACCGAGTCCTGCGTGACCTTCACGTCCGACCCCAATGCCCCTGTCCCCACCCTTTGGGATTCAAGCTGGTTTTCCCGTGTCGCCGACCGTCGCGAGCTCAATCACCGGACCGACATCCTCCGTTTCCGTTCGGAACCACTGAACTGCGAGCTCGAGATAGCCGGCAATCCAGGCGCAACGATCCTGCTCTCGTCCGATGCGCCCGACACGGATCTCTTCGCCCGCCTGGCGGATGAATATCCGGACGGCACTGCCATGGAAATCTGCTACGGGATGGTTCGGGCCCGTCATCGCGACGGCACGGACAAGGAGGCGCTTCTCAAGACCGGAGAGAGAGTAGGCATCACCATTCCGATGGGCATCACCGCCTGCCGCTTTGCGGTGGGACACAGGATCCGGCTGGAGATCACCTCAAGTGATTTCCCCAACCACGATCGCAATCACCAAACCGGACGCAATGACCTCTTCGACCCGGAGCTGCGGGTGGCCAGGAATACCGTGTGGCAGAGCGTGAACTGCCCTTCCCGTCTGGAGCTTCCCGTGATGACCGGTGATTGA
- a CDS encoding mandelate racemase/muconate lactonizing enzyme family protein: protein MSASPAEDEPHYGYLGRVKGYREWQVIDPGLKITRLETFNRGPLALVRVTASDGSTGWGQIAPYDANLTALVLHQKVARHVLGRDASEIDAINDRVIDANMKFPWSFVCRALGGIDTALWDLYGKKHGKPVCELLGGDLKPIPAYGSSMSRSLSPEDEAERLVRLRFEEGFGAFKIRVGQSTGHDRDASPGRTEAIIPAIRKALGSEVDLLADANSCYTPPRAIEVGRILEAHGYYHFEEPCPYWELEWTAAVNAALKMKVAGGEQDNDLAQWRRMIAMKAVDILQPDICYIGGITRTLRVAQMARGTGQLVVPHAANLSLVTVFTMHVMAALPNAGPYLEYSIEYESELTRQVREMFDPALQVRDGVARISPEPGWGVTVRQSWLDHAEYQVSEYEGG, encoded by the coding sequence ATGTCGGCATCGCCCGCCGAGGATGAACCTCACTACGGCTACCTCGGCCGGGTGAAGGGTTATCGCGAATGGCAGGTCATCGACCCCGGTCTGAAGATCACCAGACTGGAGACTTTCAATCGGGGTCCGCTCGCTCTGGTCCGGGTCACGGCCAGCGACGGCAGCACCGGCTGGGGACAGATCGCCCCCTATGACGCCAATCTGACCGCCCTCGTCCTTCACCAGAAAGTGGCACGGCATGTCCTCGGACGCGACGCCTCGGAAATCGACGCCATCAACGACCGGGTCATCGACGCCAACATGAAGTTCCCCTGGTCCTTTGTCTGCCGGGCCCTTGGAGGCATCGACACGGCCCTCTGGGATCTTTACGGCAAGAAGCACGGCAAACCGGTCTGCGAACTGCTCGGGGGCGACCTGAAACCCATCCCGGCTTACGGTTCCAGCATGAGTCGGAGCCTCAGCCCCGAAGATGAGGCTGAACGCCTCGTCCGCCTGCGGTTCGAAGAAGGTTTCGGGGCTTTCAAAATCCGGGTCGGGCAGAGTACAGGCCACGACCGGGATGCCTCACCGGGGCGGACCGAGGCCATTATTCCAGCGATTCGCAAGGCCCTCGGATCCGAGGTCGATCTCCTGGCCGATGCCAACAGCTGCTACACTCCACCCCGGGCCATCGAAGTCGGGCGAATCCTGGAGGCCCACGGCTACTACCACTTTGAGGAACCCTGCCCCTACTGGGAACTGGAGTGGACGGCCGCGGTGAATGCAGCCCTCAAGATGAAAGTCGCCGGTGGCGAACAGGACAACGACCTCGCCCAGTGGAGGCGGATGATCGCGATGAAGGCGGTCGACATCCTGCAACCCGACATCTGTTATATCGGCGGGATAACCCGGACCCTCCGGGTTGCCCAAATGGCCCGGGGCACCGGGCAACTCGTCGTCCCGCACGCGGCCAACCTCTCCCTCGTCACGGTCTTCACCATGCACGTGATGGCCGCCCTACCCAACGCCGGACCCTACCTCGAGTATTCGATCGAGTATGAGTCCGAACTGACTCGCCAGGTGCGGGAGATGTTCGACCCGGCCCTGCAGGTCCGCGACGGTGTAGCCCGGATCTCACCCGAGCCCGGATGGGGCGTGACCGTCCGGCAAAGCTGGCTGGATCATGCCGAGTACCAGGTTAGTGAATACGAAGGAGGCTGA
- a CDS encoding phytanoyl-CoA dioxygenase family protein: protein MTEQEAYLFDLQGYLVVENALTRDQLEQLNGVLDRRIEAEKTFTGNTHRFGDLLEWGKPYRDMIDNPGVLPYLEPLLGRSPRLDHIYLDVIRSGLGPIGATLHGGGAPFEPSMYYHFRDGRIHNGLIVIAYNLRDVGPDDGGFACVPGSHKANYPFPKDWQDMSEKIHPAIRRVTGPAGTAIIFTEALTHGTLPWTGKSERRTLFYKYSPHPVSWSAVYFDGARYADLTDRQRDFLEAPNARYRGRPR, encoded by the coding sequence ATGACAGAACAGGAAGCCTACCTTTTCGATCTTCAGGGTTATCTGGTGGTGGAGAACGCGCTCACCCGCGACCAGCTTGAGCAGCTCAATGGGGTCCTCGACCGACGCATCGAGGCCGAGAAAACCTTCACCGGCAACACCCACCGTTTCGGTGACCTGCTTGAATGGGGCAAGCCCTACCGGGATATGATCGACAACCCCGGTGTGCTGCCCTACCTCGAACCGCTCCTTGGAAGGTCGCCGCGGCTGGATCACATCTACCTCGACGTTATCCGTTCCGGCCTCGGCCCGATCGGGGCGACCCTCCACGGTGGCGGCGCTCCCTTCGAGCCGTCGATGTATTACCATTTTCGTGACGGCCGCATCCACAACGGCCTGATTGTGATCGCCTACAATTTGCGCGATGTGGGGCCGGACGACGGCGGCTTTGCCTGTGTGCCGGGTTCCCACAAGGCGAACTACCCCTTCCCGAAGGACTGGCAGGACATGTCCGAGAAGATCCACCCGGCCATCCGGCGGGTGACCGGTCCGGCCGGAACCGCGATCATCTTCACCGAGGCGTTGACCCATGGCACGTTGCCCTGGACTGGAAAGTCGGAGAGGCGAACCCTCTTCTACAAGTACAGCCCGCACCCGGTCAGCTGGTCCGCGGTCTATTTTGACGGTGCCCGCTATGCCGATCTGACCGATCGGCAGCGCGACTTTCTCGAGGCGCCCAACGCGAGGTACCGGGGACGTCCACGCTGA
- a CDS encoding transposase encodes MPESARKTQTLRDGRISIPGAWYFLTACTHQRQPLFSNSAMRILTNRHIREAHLAGDCFGFASCIMPDHWHLLIHLGQRLSLSRLMAKLKANVTRSIRSSGPVWQDNFFEHRIREIESLEAFAFYAFLNPYVSELISVQERWDGWDSANLPRFRFLDAMKADGLPEPGWIARAREMTPPGECD; translated from the coding sequence ATGCCCGAATCTGCACGGAAGACCCAGACGCTTCGCGATGGACGTATATCCATACCTGGTGCCTGGTATTTCCTGACGGCATGCACGCATCAGCGTCAACCATTGTTCTCCAATTCGGCCATGCGGATTCTGACCAACCGACATATTCGCGAAGCCCATCTGGCCGGAGACTGCTTTGGCTTTGCCTCATGCATCATGCCGGATCACTGGCACCTTCTGATCCACTTGGGACAACGTTTGTCCCTTTCACGACTGATGGCAAAACTGAAGGCGAACGTGACTCGGAGTATCCGTTCCTCAGGGCCGGTATGGCAGGACAATTTCTTTGAACATCGAATTCGCGAAATCGAATCGCTCGAGGCATTCGCCTTCTACGCCTTCCTTAACCCTTACGTCTCCGAATTGATCTCGGTGCAAGAGCGGTGGGATGGGTGGGACTCAGCAAACCTTCCGCGATTTCGATTTCTTGATGCTATGAAGGCTGATGGCCTCCCCGAACCCGGATGGATCGCCCGAGCGCGGGAAATGACGCCGCCAGGAGAGTGTGATTGA
- a CDS encoding right-handed parallel beta-helix repeat-containing protein, protein MTFFFLSPRGNDKWSGRRATPARNRKDGPWATLAGARDNLRALRSSGVVSGAVTVRVQDGVYPLTESVGFDQRDSDTHYAAAPGAHPVFDGGESLTGWRIGERNGRVEWTLDLPEVAAEEWFFRSLFVNGRRAPRARLPKFSPDRKSAANVFRIGEIKHPETGDLFDGSDTFRPRPGDLEHWDSLPDAEFVILHYWIEERLPRPEFNPRTGWMRFARRSAFNLYEAYAAAYGNRALARYYVDNLYEALTEPGEWYLNRETGRLTYLPRPGETPANTTIAAPRIHTFIRASGQFFNDTVDAGDAHATAHIRDFTLTGLTFRHADWFSPLAELPSFHQARTYGEELPIGGSPQAAHFVRGSVVFRAARDCAVRDCTIERAGLYGLDFDEGCRGCAAVGNHLHDLGAGGIRGGGTDLDGSLEGRTGHLTITDNRIHHIGRIFHQGVGVLLGHAFDCTVAHNHIHDSCYTGISIGWTWGYRETPSRNNRIEHNLIHDIGAGILSDMGGIYTLGVQPGTVIRGNHLHHIWSQDYGGWGIYLDEGTSHLLVEHNLVHDTKDAPFNIHFGRENVVRYNVFARGKNALTSVSRVEPEHCSANYFGNIVVGPSNRLFCGGYKGDISDGALVSNANCFWNPEGGLPISGNPRSGTPGARLRISWAAWRKAGHDALSIVADPLMTEGRKTWQIAKNSPVWSLGFKGWDWSKCGPRPKAKRS, encoded by the coding sequence ATGACCTTCTTTTTTCTCTCACCCCGCGGCAACGACAAATGGTCCGGCCGGCGGGCGACTCCTGCCCGAAATCGGAAGGACGGACCTTGGGCGACTCTGGCCGGGGCACGTGACAATCTGCGGGCGCTCCGGTCATCGGGGGTGGTTTCCGGAGCAGTCACTGTTCGGGTGCAGGATGGGGTCTATCCGCTGACGGAGTCGGTCGGGTTCGATCAGCGGGACTCCGACACGCATTACGCGGCCGCGCCGGGCGCTCATCCGGTTTTTGACGGAGGTGAGAGCCTTACGGGTTGGAGGATCGGGGAGCGAAATGGCCGGGTCGAGTGGACTCTGGATCTGCCGGAGGTGGCTGCGGAGGAGTGGTTCTTCCGATCCCTTTTTGTCAATGGTCGTCGGGCGCCCCGGGCCCGCCTGCCGAAGTTTTCACCCGACCGGAAATCGGCCGCCAACGTTTTTCGGATCGGTGAGATCAAACATCCGGAAACGGGTGATCTCTTTGACGGGAGCGACACCTTCAGGCCGAGACCGGGGGATCTGGAGCATTGGGATTCCCTGCCCGATGCGGAGTTTGTGATCCTTCACTACTGGATTGAGGAACGTCTGCCGCGACCGGAATTCAATCCGCGGACGGGATGGATGCGCTTCGCCCGCCGTTCCGCCTTCAATCTCTACGAGGCCTACGCCGCCGCCTACGGCAACCGGGCCTTGGCCCGCTACTATGTCGACAACCTCTACGAGGCGCTGACGGAACCCGGAGAATGGTATCTCAATCGCGAAACGGGCCGGCTCACCTATCTGCCGCGTCCCGGAGAAACCCCGGCGAATACGACGATCGCGGCACCGAGGATCCATACCTTCATCCGGGCAAGCGGTCAGTTCTTCAATGACACCGTTGATGCCGGGGATGCGCATGCCACCGCCCACATCCGGGATTTCACATTGACCGGGTTGACCTTCCGGCACGCGGATTGGTTTTCGCCCCTCGCCGAACTCCCGTCATTTCATCAGGCCAGGACCTACGGTGAGGAATTGCCGATCGGCGGCAGTCCGCAGGCGGCTCATTTCGTGAGGGGCTCAGTGGTCTTCCGGGCGGCGCGCGATTGTGCGGTGCGGGATTGCACGATCGAAAGGGCCGGGCTCTACGGACTCGACTTCGATGAGGGGTGTCGTGGGTGCGCGGCGGTCGGCAACCATCTCCATGATCTCGGCGCCGGCGGTATCCGCGGGGGTGGGACGGATCTGGATGGATCGTTGGAGGGGCGGACAGGTCACCTGACGATCACGGACAACCGGATCCATCATATCGGCCGGATCTTTCACCAGGGGGTGGGGGTGTTGCTCGGCCATGCCTTCGACTGCACGGTCGCGCACAACCACATCCACGACTCCTGCTATACCGGCATTTCGATCGGGTGGACCTGGGGTTACCGGGAGACCCCGTCGCGCAACAACCGGATCGAGCACAATCTCATCCATGACATCGGCGCGGGGATCCTCAGCGACATGGGCGGGATCTACACCCTGGGGGTCCAGCCCGGCACGGTGATCCGGGGCAACCATCTTCATCATATCTGGTCTCAGGATTACGGAGGATGGGGCATCTACCTGGATGAAGGCACCTCGCACCTCCTGGTGGAGCACAACCTGGTTCACGATACCAAGGATGCGCCCTTCAATATCCATTTCGGCCGCGAGAACGTGGTGCGTTACAATGTCTTTGCCCGGGGAAAGAATGCCTTGACTTCGGTTTCCCGGGTTGAGCCCGAGCACTGCAGCGCCAATTACTTTGGCAATATCGTGGTGGGACCGAGCAACCGGCTCTTCTGCGGTGGCTACAAGGGTGACATTTCCGACGGTGCCCTGGTCTCCAATGCCAATTGTTTCTGGAATCCCGAGGGGGGTCTTCCGATCAGTGGGAATCCCCGTTCCGGCACGCCCGGCGCCCGGTTGCGGATTTCCTGGGCGGCCTGGCGGAAAGCGGGCCATGATGCCTTGTCCATCGTGGCGGATCCGCTGATGACCGAAGGCAGGAAGACTTGGCAGATTGCGAAGAACTCGCCGGTCTGGAGTCTGGGCTTCAAGGGGTGGGATTGGTCGAAGTGCGGCCCGCGCCCCAAAGCGAAACGTTCCTGA
- a CDS encoding Gfo/Idh/MocA family oxidoreductase, translated as MKKRAAMLKYPASVKRSGKVRLAILGTGGMANHHADQYKQIKGCEMVAAADVDPVRVAAYCEKHGIPQGFSSVDELLAGAEFDAVVIVTPDAFHAPLSIRCLEAGKHVLCEKPLALNHAEARKMVAAATKAGKINMVNFSYRNWPAIHAVAKVVRDGKLGDLRHVEASYLQTWLTSKAWGDWTSSPNWLWRLSTRHGSQGTLGDIGVHILDFATYPAGRISELFCNLKAFPKAPGNRIGKFRLDANDSAVLNVTFANGALGTIHTTRWASGHPNRLYLKISGTRGTVEIDSERSTESYRICAGRDLDRIVWKDVKAPKVLSNYQRFIKAIQTGVQEQPDFARGAEIQKLLDASFESDRKGRPVRIPNRVSRTK; from the coding sequence ATGAAGAAACGTGCTGCGATGTTGAAGTATCCCGCCTCAGTCAAACGGTCCGGCAAAGTTCGGCTCGCCATTCTCGGGACGGGAGGCATGGCCAATCACCATGCCGATCAGTACAAGCAGATCAAGGGCTGCGAAATGGTGGCGGCGGCCGACGTCGACCCGGTGCGGGTGGCGGCGTATTGTGAGAAGCACGGGATTCCGCAGGGATTTTCCAGTGTCGACGAATTGCTGGCCGGGGCGGAATTCGACGCGGTCGTCATCGTGACGCCCGACGCCTTCCATGCACCGCTCTCCATCCGTTGCCTTGAAGCGGGCAAGCATGTGCTCTGCGAAAAGCCGCTCGCCCTCAATCATGCCGAGGCAAGGAAGATGGTGGCGGCGGCCACGAAGGCCGGGAAGATCAACATGGTCAATTTCTCCTACCGGAACTGGCCGGCCATTCACGCGGTCGCCAAGGTCGTCCGGGATGGAAAACTGGGGGATCTCCGGCATGTTGAGGCGAGTTACCTGCAGACCTGGCTGACCTCGAAGGCCTGGGGGGATTGGACGTCGTCGCCGAATTGGCTCTGGCGGCTTTCGACCCGTCACGGGAGCCAGGGCACTCTTGGCGACATCGGGGTGCACATCCTGGATTTCGCCACCTATCCGGCGGGGCGGATTTCCGAGCTCTTCTGCAACCTGAAGGCTTTCCCGAAGGCACCCGGCAACCGGATCGGGAAGTTCCGTCTCGATGCCAATGATTCGGCCGTTCTCAACGTGACTTTTGCCAATGGCGCACTGGGCACGATCCATACCACGCGCTGGGCAAGCGGACACCCCAACCGCCTCTATCTGAAGATTTCCGGAACCAGGGGCACTGTCGAAATTGATTCGGAACGATCGACGGAATCCTACCGGATCTGTGCTGGCCGGGATCTGGACAGGATCGTCTGGAAAGACGTCAAGGCGCCCAAGGTCCTTTCCAATTATCAGCGCTTCATCAAAGCCATCCAGACCGGTGTTCAGGAACAGCCCGACTTCGCCCGGGGGGCGGAGATCCAGAAGCTTCTCGATGCCAGCTTCGAGTCGGACCGCAAAGGCCGGCCGGTCAGGATTCCGAACAGGGTGAGCAGGACGAAATAG
- a CDS encoding M14 family metallopeptidase — MREPAFKVIPPFLAKSAVLALVLCSLTNGCLSSPSRQALPPSPLPGYDYDQEFFPGAIYDTAVPTPDAVLGFRVGSQAATPDQIEAVITALAAHSRRVKLVRYATSHEGRGLHYLVIASEANLAKLDDLRSGLDQLADPRALSPKEGDRLTKSLPAVAWLAYSIHGDELSGADAALVLAHHLAAGTGDDAKSLLKELIIIIDPLMNPDGRARCLAAVAQNRTAQPSIDDQSLLHSGIWPGGRTNHYLFDLNRDWLWATQPETRGRLAAIGDWHPHYLLESHEMWSQDTFLFSPSRPPKNPNFPQQALYWSGRFAEDHAKAFDARGWRYYVGEWNEEWYPGYSSTWAPLRGAIASLFEQAGIVTDAVRRAEGTLETYREAVHKQLVSSVSDLNTLARNREAILRDFLAEKRDCVADGGSREKRTWAILPTDNRARWNQFLDLLQIQGFEVYRAEEAFKGSGIDRLGIDVGDQEFPAGTLLLPERQPEARLLATLMEFDPRMSTDFLIEERRELIRFDRSKLYDVTGWSAPMLFDLNCITLTGDMPAAAKAVRVDAASSIVESRPVENESTTVAFIIDGADDASVIAAGRLMERGVRVRVADKALAFDGRSYGRGSVLISRIDNTLFDGDLPATIAEVAAITGTEIRGLHTGMGAGDLPDLGGEHFILLRTPRIAVIGKEPIRSGSYGECWYTIDHVLGLRASYLDFHDLEYTDLRRYNVIVVPSAPTEALDGVMDALKPWVEAGGTLIGIGGSTGAIARETGGIGSIRQLPDILAQPEPYLQAIIREWEGRTTTVDADAVWSHTAPTGKDAPVIPWLGTGVTDGDDQPDKDELLRRDAWREIFMPHGAIVAGRVDDRSWLTAGAADYLPINYQAEHVLMVPPGVEAPVRIGTFHPVPVPTQTSEPHEDGSEGEAGDQDEPVSPGWTIAPPGFELRVRMSGLLWPEAVERIANSAGLARESIGAGQIILFASDPLFRASAPGTARLFTNAVVCGPGMGADQPIDL, encoded by the coding sequence ATGAGAGAGCCTGCCTTCAAAGTCATCCCGCCTTTTCTCGCGAAATCCGCCGTCTTGGCGCTGGTCCTCTGCAGCCTGACCAACGGCTGCCTCTCCTCACCCTCCCGGCAGGCCCTGCCGCCCTCTCCCCTGCCCGGATACGACTATGACCAGGAGTTCTTTCCGGGAGCCATCTATGATACCGCCGTCCCCACCCCGGATGCGGTTCTCGGCTTCAGGGTCGGCAGCCAGGCAGCCACGCCCGACCAGATCGAGGCTGTCATCACCGCCCTGGCGGCTCACAGCCGGAGAGTGAAGCTTGTCCGTTACGCCACCTCGCACGAGGGTCGGGGCCTCCACTACCTGGTCATCGCTTCCGAGGCCAATCTGGCGAAGCTCGACGATCTCCGGTCCGGCCTCGACCAACTGGCGGATCCCCGAGCCCTGTCCCCCAAAGAAGGTGATCGACTCACCAAATCGTTGCCGGCCGTTGCCTGGCTGGCCTATTCCATTCACGGCGACGAACTCTCCGGGGCGGACGCCGCCCTCGTCCTCGCCCACCATCTGGCCGCCGGGACCGGAGACGACGCCAAGTCCCTCCTCAAGGAACTCATCATCATCATCGATCCGCTGATGAATCCCGACGGACGCGCGCGTTGCCTCGCGGCGGTGGCCCAGAACCGCACCGCGCAACCGTCGATCGACGACCAATCCCTCCTTCACTCAGGTATCTGGCCCGGTGGTCGGACCAATCACTACCTCTTCGACCTGAACCGTGACTGGCTCTGGGCGACCCAACCGGAGACCCGTGGCCGACTGGCGGCGATCGGCGACTGGCATCCCCACTACCTCCTGGAAAGCCATGAAATGTGGTCGCAGGACACCTTTCTCTTTTCACCGAGCCGGCCGCCCAAGAACCCCAACTTCCCTCAGCAGGCCCTCTACTGGAGCGGGCGCTTCGCCGAGGATCATGCGAAAGCCTTCGACGCGCGGGGCTGGCGCTACTACGTCGGTGAATGGAATGAGGAATGGTATCCGGGATATTCGTCGACCTGGGCACCTCTGCGCGGCGCCATCGCCAGCCTCTTCGAGCAGGCCGGCATAGTGACCGACGCTGTCCGCCGCGCCGAGGGCACCCTCGAGACCTACCGGGAGGCGGTTCATAAACAACTGGTCAGTTCGGTCAGCGACCTGAACACTCTGGCCCGAAACCGGGAGGCCATCCTGCGGGATTTCCTGGCCGAAAAGCGCGACTGTGTTGCGGACGGCGGATCCCGGGAGAAGAGGACCTGGGCCATCCTGCCGACAGACAACCGCGCCCGTTGGAATCAGTTTCTCGACCTCCTCCAAATCCAGGGCTTTGAGGTCTACCGGGCCGAAGAAGCCTTCAAGGGTTCCGGAATCGATCGTCTGGGCATCGACGTCGGCGATCAGGAGTTTCCGGCCGGGACGCTGCTCCTTCCCGAGCGCCAGCCGGAAGCACGGCTTCTCGCGACCCTCATGGAGTTTGATCCACGAATGTCGACCGACTTCCTGATCGAAGAGCGACGCGAACTCATTCGGTTCGATCGATCGAAACTCTATGATGTCACCGGTTGGAGCGCGCCCATGCTCTTCGACCTCAACTGCATCACCCTCACCGGCGACATGCCGGCCGCCGCCAAGGCCGTCCGGGTCGACGCCGCCAGCTCAATCGTGGAATCCAGACCCGTGGAAAACGAATCCACCACGGTCGCCTTCATCATTGACGGTGCCGACGACGCCAGCGTGATTGCCGCCGGCCGCCTGATGGAACGCGGCGTCCGGGTGCGGGTTGCGGACAAGGCACTTGCCTTTGACGGTCGGAGCTACGGCCGAGGCTCCGTGCTCATCAGCCGCATCGACAACACCCTCTTCGATGGCGACCTGCCGGCGACCATCGCGGAGGTGGCCGCCATCACCGGGACCGAGATCCGGGGACTCCACACCGGGATGGGTGCCGGCGATCTGCCTGATCTCGGAGGCGAGCATTTCATCCTGTTGCGGACTCCGCGGATCGCGGTCATCGGCAAGGAACCGATCCGTTCCGGGTCCTACGGCGAATGCTGGTACACGATCGACCACGTCCTCGGGTTGCGGGCGTCCTATCTGGACTTTCATGATCTCGAGTATACCGACCTGCGCCGTTACAACGTGATCGTCGTCCCTTCGGCGCCCACCGAGGCACTGGACGGAGTCATGGACGCCCTCAAACCATGGGTCGAGGCGGGCGGAACCCTCATCGGAATCGGTGGATCAACCGGCGCCATCGCCCGGGAGACCGGAGGCATCGGATCGATCCGTCAATTGCCCGACATACTCGCCCAACCCGAACCCTATCTCCAGGCCATCATCCGTGAGTGGGAGGGACGCACCACCACCGTGGATGCGGATGCCGTCTGGTCGCATACCGCACCGACCGGAAAAGACGCTCCCGTCATTCCGTGGCTGGGCACGGGCGTTACGGACGGCGATGACCAGCCCGATAAGGACGAGCTTCTACGCCGGGACGCCTGGCGAGAAATTTTCATGCCGCACGGGGCGATTGTCGCCGGTCGGGTCGACGACCGCTCCTGGCTGACTGCGGGGGCCGCCGACTACCTGCCGATCAACTACCAGGCTGAGCACGTCTTGATGGTCCCACCGGGAGTCGAAGCCCCGGTCCGGATCGGCACCTTCCACCCGGTGCCCGTCCCGACCCAGACATCCGAGCCCCACGAGGATGGATCCGAAGGTGAAGCCGGAGATCAGGACGAACCGGTTTCCCCCGGATGGACGATCGCGCCCCCGGGCTTTGAGCTGCGCGTCCGCATGAGCGGACTGCTCTGGCCGGAGGCGGTCGAACGGATCGCCAATTCGGCGGGTCTGGCCCGCGAAAGCATCGGCGCCGGCCAGATCATCCTCTTCGCCTCGGATCCGCTTTTCCGGGCCTCCGCTCCGGGAACCGCCCGTCTCTTCACCAACGCGGTCGTTTGCGGGCCCGGCATGGGGGCCGACCAGCCGATTGATCTGTAG